The sequence AGAATATCATAAAGCAAATGCTGGTTTTTCTTATGAATATCAGTTAATTGATGTTGGGTTGTTTAATGGTGTTGGAGAAACTGAACCAAACCCCCATTTCATTCAggttaaatattctataatttatattatattaatatttcattaatcattaatgtatacaatttttagaatttagcCGAAGCGGAATATTGTGTGTCAGTTTACATGTATATGAGACTAATTGGTTATCCTGCtagtaaaattactattttgagTACATATAATGGTCAAAAACATCTGATCAGGGAAATCATAAATATGCGCTGTGGTTCTAACCCACTCATTGGTTGGCCTCAtaaggtaataattaaaatattgctgCTCTTAAGCaaagtatttttttgataaaaggtTTACCATTTAATTTTCAGGTAACTACAGTAGATAAGTATCAAGGTCAGCAAaatgattatgtattattatcattagtgAGAACAAAAACTGTTGGTCATTTAAGAGATGTCAGGCGTCTTGTTGTTGCTATGTCCAGAGCAAGACTTGGTTTATATGTTTTTGCTAATGTATCACTATTTAGCAATTGCTTTGAATTATCACCGTCATTCAAACttgtatgattataaattaattaactctgagtatcaattatattatattatttttaatttgtctttTAGTTAACAAAACGGCCACTAAAATTACATCTTCTACCAGCTGACTATTACCCTACTAATAGAGTACTTGATAGTCCTATAGATGCTCAAAGTCAAGTTTTTATAGTACAAGACATGCCTGAAATAGCTAAAtatgtatttgattattatttacaaagagTTCAGGAACTAAAACAAGTTCACCAAGTATGTTCACATTGAATTACTGTTTCAAGTTTCAACACAtccttgttatttataatttgttgttaCTTTGTACTATAGGAAATTAAACCTATGGATGATTGGATTAAGCCCGGAGAATCAGTAACatgtgtagaaaaaaaaatcgttaaatctGAACATCCTAGAGCAGATTCTGATTCTGAAGATACCGAGGATGATAATGAAAACGACAGTTCCCTAAAAGATGAAAAAGAAAAGATTGGACCTTTAGAAATGAATGAAGCACAAAAAATGGACGTAGATGACATTGAAACATcaccaaaaattaataaagctaATAATGTTTTAGAAATGGACGAAGCTATGAAAGAAGATTAATTGTGtatgactttattattatttttaaatgtgtaaataGTTGTGTATATAAAgagtaatatgtatttttaatttgataattcatTAACTGATAATAagcactttttttaataaaactattgataagaattttttttttttaatttttttttatagatggtTATTTCATGAATTTCttacattaataattgtgtataaactaaaattatctaatatagGTGATcctattacaattttttcttttagaattttaattttatttatatggtaattcataaaaatggaataataattattaaataaccattaaaaattaataaattaataatacaatcgtttacatattataaattgaaattgaaataaattccaatttaaaaattatgcatttaatataaaaaaaaaagttccttTGTTTACTTCAGATAATTATAATGgtcaaacattaatattttttctttatctacATGTCTAtaggttattaataaatttttaattatgtatgcccagaattatattatcatagattcatagattaaatgaaacactataaacatttaattcattctgtggtttaaatattcatacctatgattacaatattataatattttatagctaaTAAGTGCCTATCatggttgtataataattatattgtatcataattcatagtacctacttattacaaatatatattaaactattcaaataatatattatcagaaGAAGGGGGGAATAAAACTATTCTGAACCTAGTTTCAGTGACTcatccaaaaaaatattctggaCATACCACTATACTACTGCATGCAGGGTCATAGATATTTCAGATATTTGGACTTTTTAGCTaggtaagacattttttttttattttataattttagcttgTAAAGCCATtagctttaatatatttttttttattattgaaacaaaatatcttGCATTTTAATGGGATTACTAGTGGTATAGCCCTGCGGCTCTTGCTTATCGGTTTATTTCTTCATTTCATCGGATATTAAGGTGTCCTGATATCCACAAAATGGTAATTTAATGAgtggattttaatttttgtattttgttagatgttattattgaaattttattgaaatggaAATTATTTTGTCTGTTGTGGATAGTTCTTTGAGAGCCAGtgaacttataaaaaatttaggTGGGGAAAATTTTAATGTACCCATGGGCTGTGTCATGTTGCCAAGGGGCaagttcaacattttttttttaaattttttatcgtaaacattttttaagaatatttttcacaattttaacaatggatttatatattagatataacaCTTTCATACATTAAATGCAGTAATCATCATATTTGTAAGTTAATTATTTCACAAGAAATTACCAGTTTAAGTCGAACTATTCAAAATTATGTCGCAGTTACCCCACTAcaccttaatatattatactgatatactAATAGCTTGATTATAAATTCCCCATCTAAATGTATTATGACTAATGAGCTTGGACTATGGAGTATGAACTTGATAGGTATCAATGTATCATCGACCATCGTAggcattatcatttatataatatatgtgtgtgtgtgtgtgacgtgtGTGTTTATATTAAAGGAACTAGTCTATAATCGATTATAGAATAAATCTATTCTATTACGCACATTACGCGTGACTGCCCAGTGCCCATGTTTGGCAATATTAAGAGCACGCCATACCcgcaatgatattattttaaagtgaattacAGCTATGTGAagtattacaactttaaaatgataatatcaataaaattctaTGTCAATGTCTaggtaatattcttacctttaaatttgataataggtaaatattaaagtttaaaactaacaatgctaacatcacaaaatgtattctgctgaacgaaaatttattatgatgtacgttagtaagacagagacaacacatgcgggtatggtgtCCTCTTAGGTAATATTCCTACGTTCCTATATATTatcctatatatgtatatatgtacctaatcaTGATCATGCATTAACTTCAGTCGTTATCGGAAATTACTACACAAATCGCGTTAGGCgttacctataattaatacctatattgtctatattataatttaataggtatttatatattgttagtcTGTATTAGTcagatattatgataatatacgagtacctattaTTAGCTTTTATTTAGGtagctatttattataagtgACTTAGAAAAAGCATGTCCGTTTTCGACCAAAACCGTACTCTTCCCTTTTCAGCcaaaacaaaaagtttaatatattccTAACCTaacattgttaattatattttaaataatttactattatttattttacaacattttatacaacttatatttttaataattttctatatttataatatgaagacttaaattaagtaatataatatataatttatattgactattgttattattaaactttttattgtttCGACCAAAAAGGGAAAGGTACAGGTTTGACCGATAAGAGTCGTCCATTAGAAAGTAATAAGTAGATTATCAAtgttgactataataataactaataaggctGCATCTTCGGGAGTTACAAGTTTccaccaaaataatattagctGTTTCCGCCAAAAAAAGTTTAGAAACCAtcggttttaatttttaagcaatattGAATCAATGTTGTGACTTGTGGTATGTATAAAAGATAGTAATGTAACATGTAGCGATAATTGTTGATAATCGTCGATAACGGAAGGAAGCATACACTGTAtcttagtttaattataattaaaattaatttatacaaatacttaAAGATACGATACAGACGGAtacttatatcaaaattatcagtggtcaaaataatataaaaaaaattccaaaaaacaaaaatatattaaaccgtTTAAAAACTACAGAAGAcgcaattacaaaaaaaaattctaatgaaATTAGTAGGTACACTTTTGTCAAAACGGTTTCTTTgaattataagattatttaaaacCTGACCTATACTTacgattgtaattttttaaaacttgacatctacttgtattataattttaatttctcataCAGTTTTCCTCACAGTTTTTATGTCTTCTTTAACTATCTCTGttactgtattatttaatagttcgttcttattatttttaacggcTTAGTAGATAAATCTTCTTCACATTTTTTACAGTTTTCCCTTAATATCTGTAGCTCGATTTTTTGTACAGAGTTCTCAGCGCAGATATGCTCACCGGAAAATTCACAGATCGATTTTTTTATCTGATGTCGTCAAAATACTTGCACTACAGTCTTTATTTGTACATAACCATTTTATAATTCCATCTTACCGCTGTCGCCTAAatcgatatttatttgttttgtgtataattaacTCTTTACCACGttctgataaaataatttgacagTTTTccatagtttaataaaattactgtaTAAAAGGACACTATAACAACGAGGTGGCAACTACTACCTTTCTAGCTTACTAGTATTACCTTGCTATCCTAGCTTGAAAAACTAGCCTCGTGTATTCCGGGCATTACTGCagtatttaacaaaaatgacTTATAACTGCAATAACTGCATACTAAATTTAATACGCTTAGAATTTCCACATTCCCACATTATCGaagtgttatttataaatttggcaACATGGGTCCGCAATCGTGTAACTTTCGGgatagtctatactctataggaaCTATAATCGTTCGCAATCGTGTATCACCGGAAAAAAGATCTAAAATGGTCGAAGTCGGTGTAATTTACATGCGCCCAAAATCtcgaatcaatatttttttataagcattttaagttagaatttcgaaattgataaataaaaattataaactatttcgtagttaaaaataaataaaaacttttctttttgtatctaagttttgaaaaacTGTTCTAAATTATCTTGGAAAGTTGgaactaaaaaatctaaaaaatgtttaaaatcaagACAGTAGTTTTTTATAGACTATATTCAGCTACATACCTATCAAGTATCAAGCAAATGCAAATAAGTATATTAGATTAGTAATAGTATCATGTATACCTACTGGGCTACTGCCTGGCTACTcgctactatatattattagtattgagACGGTTTTATacggtttatattttaaagttttcgtaatatacgtaatttataataattatctttcgTGCAGGTAATAATACACGTTGAGACTAACAagcacggatatagatactaaCAAGGTTGTTAGGGTCTTAGGTAtaacttatgaattatgattatataataatcatataattcatatactaCCTGCAGGCTATATCGgtagttattttttcatattaatttatactattatatagtaattaataattatgggtAAATCGTACCAACAGACCaaggatttatataatattatatactactattactacttgTAATTCACGATACAGATGCATGCAGTAGATACACAAAATACTAGATACAGTTTCAGTGATCAGTGTCAGTCAAGATAGCAAGTACATGCACGATAAACGAATCAAAAACCGTTGAGtacaaatctatattttattggtaggtatagaatacattatatatttttaatatttatatatagacatGTACACACTTATATAACACAATCTATattcattttactttttaattggATTTTTCTTCCCtacaaatatcataaaattgatACCTATTccttatttattaggtattatacatttatacagctAGGAATAATTATATCATCTATCAATCtagatttacatattatatacgtaataaacgttatttcataaatcataatcaagGATTACAAAAATCTGTGTATGCAATATTCGTGGGTGAATAAAGAAGTAGAGAAGAACAAAATGAAGTCCATTTCATTCGCCGGCGTTGTTTTTTGTGCCTTAGCAATCTCACAACAAACATGGTCATCGGAAATCCTGGTCATATTCCCGACAACCGCTCAGAGTCATTACCGTGTCGTCCGACCACTAATCCACAGCTTATTGGATCGCGGACACAAAATATTAGCGATCACGAATTTCCCGGATACTGTGGAAAGAGCCAATTTATCACACATCGACATTGCTGGATTGAAACCGCACTCGAAGATCAAGACTACCGGTGATTACGGAATTATTAAGATGATATCACGTATATCGAAAAACGCCAACACATACGCGACTATTCTCAATCATCCGCCAGTTGTTAAACTATTACAGTCCGGTCGAAAATTCGACTTGGTGATTGCCGAATTTTTTACATCTACACCAATATTTGCACCGATCGCCGAAGCTGTGGACGCACCGATTGTCGGTTTTTGTCCAATGACCTCATTTCCATGGATACACGAAGTGATGGGAATGGAGACGACCATGTCTTATATGCCTTCTCTCATCAGTGCTTCCGGGAATCATATGTCATTTTTCCAGCGAATCAGTAATACTTTAAAATCGGTAGTCATCGACATTGGGTTTAATTGGATCTACACCCGCGTAATTCGAGATATTATCAAACATCATTACGGCATAGAAACAGAATCAGTAATAAAATCGATGGCTAATCTAAGTATGATTATGACAAACAACTATCATAGCGTGTTTTTATCCTATCCCACACTGCCCGGAATTGTTGAGGTTGGCGGAATTCACGTAGTCGATGAAAAACCTATCCcgcaagtaattaaaaatcataaaaaaatatatattatttttaacttaaaaatgtataatgacatactaaatacttaaatgtttatCTATTGATGAATACGCAGGACTTgaacgattttataaataatgcagATCACGGTGTGATTTTATTCAGTTTGGGCTCTATCGTGTCAGAAGAATCGTTGGGCACCGATAAACTATACAACATACTCGACGCGTTTTCGAAACTTAAACAAAGAGTCATCATGAAATTTGATGTTGAAAAACGCAATATACAGTTACCAATGAATGTAAAAGTGGTCAAATGGTTTCCACAGCGAGATCTTTTAGGTTGATAAACGAAGAcaataattaatctaaataatatatttttttaataaataaaataatttaaaaacattttttagcgCACccaaaggtattattatttataacgcaTGCTGGTATGATGAGTGTAATCGAAACAATACACTGTGGTAAACCAATAGTAGCTATACCGATATTTGgtgatcaaatttttaattctcaTTTGCTGGTTGAAAAACAAGTGGCTGTCATTGTAGAATACAAACATTTGGAGAGTGATCAGCTTTTCAATGCTATTAATGAAGCATTGACCGAGAAATATATGTATggaaatctaataaataataaatttttaagtaacgaattttgtttaatttcagAATTAACATGAAAAAATTGCAACAGTTGTATAATGATCGACCGCATTCACCTCTTGAAACAGCAATATACTGGACCgagtatataataagaaataagaacGAATCAAAAGAACTGTTAAAAAGCCAAAAGGTTCACTTAAATTTGCATCAATCGTATTTAATTGATGTATTTACTGTTCTTCTCCTCCCACTTATTATAGcggtatatattacattatggaCAATGAAACGTCTAAGAAAGCATTAAGTAAGTGAATTATCACCAATTGTTTTAAAGGATGCAATTTTctggttgttatttttttaatgtacaatcaaaattttaatttcatgccTATTCTAGTCTATTTAAGTGAAAAAtcaattctaaatttttttacagCTCAAGACCgctataagatattattaaaagataCTTAACCcacacaacatttttttttgatacctaCCTGGTTGAAGTTAGAACTGTTTTGGAATAACTACCTTTctatgtatatagaatatagatattcgTCTTAGTGATTGGACACAAAGAAAgaaaaccttaaaaataaatcaacatacaaatatacttatgttatataagtactaaaaatgacaaaattacGTACCTACTACCTGTCTACCTACTCCTACCACTTATATATAAAACCTACCATTACTCtaaaaaaatttgttgattACAGAACTATACGTggaatataactattatacaaacAGGCATACGGTAAGTAAACACGTcacataaataactataaacttCACACTGAGCCACAGAGTATGTCTTTGCCTCTTTATcgaagtattattgtattttataatttatttttatttatattatctaacaataatataattcaataaaggCTGAGCTATTTTTAgccaaaaatatcatatattatactaaattataagtaaataaatttgtatcattctcttagagtatatattatatcatactagCAGTGGCATAGGAAGACTCATTAGCACCCCTGCCAAACCTAATAAAAAGGTGCCTTTTTAgcgattaaaaaaattgacgaaattatattttttatgtaaatatatataattatcagctattattacaatgtaaattTCAAACTTTGAAAAATTTTCTTTTCTTGCTTTATGGCTGGAGATAAAcaagataaacaaaataatacacatttcaaaatgtataatgaaaaaacGTCGTTTTGAaggtagaataaaattaaatatcaattttgaaGCACAAATTTGTGCCCCTGGCGTAGGCACAGTTCTCCATACCTTTGCTACGCCACtgcatactataaaaaaatatagatcattattatacttctatcatatatatttatattattattgtttgttaattattatcattcatttATGCTGAGCACCGACAATACCGTTACCGTAGAAtagtatgattattgattagatTTGTGGTATAGTTTGAAAATTACATTATGTACTTTAGTAATTGGTACTTGCCTATAGTGCCAATACACTATATTAATACAGGTAATATCAAAAAGTTCTAATTATCtgcagttaatatttaataaattacatcaaaataataaaaaatgtttagtttaattaaatttaatctactgtattacattaataaaaaataaattataaaatatctacccTTGTAAATAGTCAGACGGTGTAGAACACAGTTACATACACTCCAGCtcagaatttatttttctattcaatGGTTTgtcttaaattcaaatttaagatttaaaatgtcCATTAGTCCATTACAATGATAACtcagtaaaaatgttaaaaattacacataGAGATTCAAACTTACAAGCACTATAGTCTCTATTCTCTTGATCGTTTATACcactatttttttaagtattatacataacagACTGgtgaaaaaaactaattttccatTTGAATAAGCAATCTTTAAATAATGTGCCAATGTATTTTCAAAGAACAATGTATTATGGTAtcgtataatagtattacattttaaacttttttgactagaaaaaaaatgttatcaatattGCATATACCAAAAGAAGTAGAATAttccaaataattaatatttaaatagcttaaaaagaacctaaatatttttaaaattataatataaatttattctatattaagtTTAACCCACTTACCCAtgcaataaactaataaatccaAGATTCAGCTCAGGATTTACGAGTATGAAGACTGTTAAATTATACCTTAccaaacaaaaaacaaacagaaagcaataataattttttttatatatatttattcaatattttgtacaaaataataaataacaataaaaataaaaaataggatTCTTCCACGcatgaaacaatattattacaatttttttttttataagatccTAATCATTATGaactgtatttatgtataaaatattatgatacttagtacatattaaatatactaatttacaGGCCtagataaaatattctaaacttgagaacaaatattatgtatttattaattaatttatatatatatatatatataaataatattgcttactttttattatttaagctaATATGTATACTGATACTGAATGGGaatcaatttacaaatatacacaTCAAAAGGATAGTTAGGCAGTTTTAGCATATTATGACAATTTTGTTCAGTAcacattacaaattataatttataatatttaaacaattgtgaataattcagtattttattagGCCAGTCCTCTCAgagtagttattattaaaatggacatcatagtttaaatattgatgttcatttttaattatatttaacaaataatgtacTCAATTTGTACGTTTGGAATTTCTTTTAGTCCTAAGcttccttaaaaaaaattaataatgatatttaaagtataatattgtgatatactTTGGTatcattgtttaaaatttgatgtGAGCCAAGCAAGGCCTTCATGTAATCCGTCTCCTGTGGTAGCACATGATGGTTGAACATACCAATTTCTATCCCGTATTCTTGTTAGTCCAAGTTTTTCTTGTATTTCATGTGGTTTCATTGCTATAAAATAAGACATTAAACCAAGgtaaacttaaaattgaaaaattattacaatacataccATTGGTCAAGTCTTGTTTGTTggcaaatattaaaatgattgcaTCCCTCATTTCTCTGTCATTTATTATCCGATGTAGCTCTTGCTTAGCTTCATCTATACGATCACGATCGGCACAATCCACTACAAAGATCAAACCTTGTGTACCTGTATAGTAATGTCGCCATAGTGGACGTATTTTGTCTTGACCCCCAACGTcctgtgaaaaattaatttgacaatttaatacTGATTTGTATTAGTTATATACAACTAGTAACACGATAACTTACCCAAACattaattttgacatttttataaataactgtttCTACATTGAAGCCAACTGTTGGTATTGTCGTTACAGATTGACCCAATTTCAATTTGTATAAGatagctaatatattttaataggaaaaatttcttttttaaagattttaacatCTATAAAcaagattaatattaaacaaacttcCTTAAATTACAGAATGATAATCTATAAAGTAatcaaaaaatctttttaaattaaatcattagttcttttcttaaaaaaaaaacagaagctTCAAATCAGTTTTATAACAAGTTTtagactaaaatatataatgaaatctTTATACATATGGTATATATTAATTGTGGCTTAACAATTAACTAATATTCTATTGGTAAGTACTGTTAATAATAAAgagttatttcaattaaaattaaaattctgaaCAGTACTCTGATTAGCTCATGCATTTTAATtgctaatatagtaatatactaaatttatattcatattcatattcaGTTAcattcaaatacaaataataatatacaatttaacatgAATTGTAGATTAAGTATTATGGTAGGTacgtgttttaacattttaaatatggataaattaaaaaaatatgtgtttcaGACTTCAGTTAACATTCTAAcataaaattacaacaatagACTAAATTGATTATGAAGAATTTCTTAaggtaaatagtttaaaattagggAAAAAATAGattgtattttgttaaaatttagttCCACTTCTTGTTCAATTtggataaatgtaatattaaaatattatattaggtattaaaattgttgaataattttagAAGAACTAATATCATATGCCttgaatatgaataatattttataaaaaggatACTTGTTTTTCCAGCTGCATCCAAACCAAGCATAAGTATTCTCATCTCTTTGTTACCAAAAATTTTGGAAAGCAGCTTTCCCATAGTGATTGAttatctgaaaattaaaaaataatatattatcaattataaattgaattatttataattaaactaatgactaaaaagtgtaaatatattttaatatgtaattgatatttatatcagGTGTGGCAACGAAGTTGGGGCATAAGGTCATTGAACAAATTaaggtttaaatattaaaatagtatactttttttaaattgtaagttGTGACAGTTGCTTTATTTAtttccttttatttatttattgttattgctttACTGATATTGTACATGATTAATCCATTGAAGATGAACACTTAATAAAGAATGCCTTTACAAAAGAAGTTTTTCTTAGATATGTTAAAATGTAACTATGgtcaagaaatatattttttaagacaaCAAAACAAGGGGAAATTTAATATTCACACAGTTCTAAAAAACTTATCAACAATACCATTATTGAAATAAAGAGCAGCTAAACAAAAAAAGATTCCttcaattattgatattaaacttatGAATGTGGCATTGTATAAAAATTCATTAGCCACCAGAACTGATAACATTGTTTATCGCAACATCATAAATTGCAGATAGGTAAGTATATGTAATCATCGGTCCTAGGTGTTTAAAATGAACTTAAATGgataatatgtttgtaaaaatgaaaaaaaaaataataaaaactgtatgAAAAGAGAAGGTATAAAGGCATAAAGGGCTATATTTGGatggttattaattttgttaattattagttGTTAAGACAGTAAACAAATACACAtttgttgagaaaaataaaaataaattttcttaataggtaataggtataaggTCCAcatagtgtaaaatatatattttaatagttatgtaaaaatgtatttaccattacaatcttattttttttttagtgatttacctattaaattgttattgataCTAAAACAAGTTGGACACACGCAAcagcattttaataataacatttacaaaCAAATGTAGACAGCCTTGCACAATCACCAACTTTTTAGGGGGGCATTTAAATCattctaaaaatatgtattacacatACCAAAGCATATTTAATTATCTCGTAATGgaacaatttgaataattttacataaacaatGCTGAGCAGCTAGTGGTTAAAAACCAGTCGAGAAGTCAAAGTTACAACTCGTACCCAATAAGCGTACAAGTAGATGATATCATCCACTGTGATGGACATTAATGTTATGACGTGCAAGAACTACAGACACAGTGTTTTACATACCAGTGAACATTTACAACGGACCGGTGACAGAGGGCAGCGAATGTTCAGGCCAAATCTTGATGTGCAGGCTCAACTACTGTCGCATTACGGTTTTCAATCATCTCGCTCAGCACATTAATGGGACGACGTCCGCGGCGATAGATTATGATTTTACGGTAATCGCCACGTTCGTGAGAGATCTAAATTCCTTTCAGATGGACATCCGTGTTGGTATCACACGATATATGTATGGACACGATATAGGTAGTGCGTGCAGTGGGCGATATCGGAATCAACGGGATTGGGACGAAAACGTCGTTATCCGGCAataggcggcggcg is a genomic window of Rhopalosiphum padi isolate XX-2018 chromosome 4, ASM2088224v1, whole genome shotgun sequence containing:
- the LOC132929291 gene encoding UDP-glucosyltransferase 2-like: MQYSWVNKEVEKNKMKSISFAGVVFCALAISQQTWSSEILVIFPTTAQSHYRVVRPLIHSLLDRGHKILAITNFPDTVERANLSHIDIAGLKPHSKIKTTGDYGIIKMISRISKNANTYATILNHPPVVKLLQSGRKFDLVIAEFFTSTPIFAPIAEAVDAPIVGFCPMTSFPWIHEVMGMETTMSYMPSLISASGNHMSFFQRISNTLKSVVIDIGFNWIYTRVIRDIIKHHYGIETESVIKSMANLSMIMTNNYHSVFLSYPTLPGIVEVGGIHVVDEKPIPQDLNDFINNADHGVILFSLGSIVSEESLGTDKLYNILDAFSKLKQRVIMKFDVEKRNIQLPMNVKVVKWFPQRDLLAHPKVLLFITHAGMMSVIETIHCGKPIVAIPIFGDQIFNSHLLVEKQVAVIVEYKHLESDQLFNAINEALTEKYIINMKKLQQLYNDRPHSPLETAIYWTEYIIRNKNESKELLKSQKVHLNLHQSYLIDVFTVLLLPLIIAVYITLWTMKRLRKH
- the LOC132929292 gene encoding ADP-ribosylation factor 6; protein product: MGKLLSKIFGNKEMRILMLGLDAAGKTTILYKLKLGQSVTTIPTVGFNVETVIYKNVKINVWDVGGQDKIRPLWRHYYTGTQGLIFVVDCADRDRIDEAKQELHRIINDREMRDAIILIFANKQDLTNAMKPHEIQEKLGLTRIRDRNWYVQPSCATTGDGLHEGLAWLTSNFKQ